The Candidatus Methylomirabilis sp. genomic interval GCCGCCAGGACCCTCGCCCGGTCGGCAGCCTCGTCGTACGTTTCCCCCTCGAGCAGGACGCGGGCGCCGTACCCCTCCGTGGCGACCACCTTGGCAATCGGGGCGTACCGGGGCATGAGGATGGTCGCTTTCAGGCCCGCCGCCGCCGCCGCCAGGGCCACCCCCTGGGCGTGGTTGCCGGCCGAGGCCGTCACCACCCCCTTCCCCCGCTCCGCCGGAGGGAGGCGCCGGATGTGGACGTAGGCTCCCCGGACCTTGAACGAGCCCGACCGCTGCAGGTTCTCGCACTTCAGGCGGACCGGAGCACCGACCAGACGGCTGAAGGTGGCGGAAGGGGCGAGGGGCGTGCGGTGGACGACACCCTGCAGGAGGGCGGCCGCATCCCGGATGGCGGCGAGGTCGGTCATTCCCCCTCCCGGGGCGGAACTCAGGGGTGGGGGAGGCCCCGGCCCCGGTAGGGCTCCTGGAGGTGGCGCCGGGCGGCGGCATGGGCCGGCCCGTCCCCCGCGAGGGCCAGGGCCTGCCGGTAGTGCCGGACAGCCTCCTCCCGCTCTCCCAGCAGGTCATGGACCATGCCGGCCCGGGCGGCGGCCCAGGCCGCGACCCATTCGGAGCGAGAGGTCCGGGCGGCGTAGGCTTGCTCGAAGTGGGTCAGGGCCGCCCGGTACTCCCCGCGGTCCATGGCCAGCTTGCCCAGCAGCTGCAGATAGCGAGGATGGAGCTCGGGGCCGTAGTTCGCGCGGCCGTCCCGCATCGCGACACGGATCCGGTCCG includes:
- a CDS encoding pyridoxal-phosphate dependent enzyme — protein: MTDLAAIRDAAALLQGVVHRTPLAPSATFSRLVGAPVRLKCENLQRSGSFKVRGAYVHIRRLPPAERGKGVVTASAGNHAQGVALAAAAAGLKATILMPRYAPIAKVVATEGYGARVLLEGETYDEAADRARVLAA